TATAGTTTTACATTTACATATTGACCCTATTTATAGATATTGTAGGATTAGCAAACCCTAGAAGATAACATTTACTAACTTGATTACAAGACTTGGTCTCCTGACTATTTTTTTTGTGCACGTGCATTGATTGCACGTAAGATAACGGACCACTTCGGTGGCTTATGTGCCATATATTCCAACAAGTTCGGTATTGAAGGTGACTGTGAAAGTCTCTCAATGGCAAACCATCAGAGATCTCTTGGCGCAGTACAAATATTCTGGAGGAAGCGGATAAAACTGCAAGATCATCATAAACTTTTTGGGTTTTTCTTTTGTTCATAGGACAGAAAATGTAATAGGAGACTCACTTGTTAAATTCGCAAAACACTAAATTCAAAATTAGATTGATTCTTTCATCCACCCGcttgtatttttcaaaaaattttgatagataaatctaacATGAGCAAGAACATACCTTTTATGCCGGATGACTTTACTAGTCTTGTATCACATCATCTCTTTGAGTCTTAGTTTCCTTTTAATGAAATCCTTATTAAAAGAAATGAATAAAAAATGATACTACTTCCGTCTCAAAATAATAGACAGGTTTGTGTAATAACCTGACTATTATTTtgagacggagggagtacaagTTAAAGAACACTCCTAAAATTCAGATAAATGCCACATAAACGAAAATGGTGGGAAAAGAAAGTGGGGCACTAACCAGCTTCTTTAGAAAGAATAATGTCCCCTGATTTATTCATAAGacccaaaagaaaaaagaaaaatacctcCTTTTTTGCTAATCCCTATATTTACTTGGATTATGCCGGTTAATACGGCAACCGATAGTCAAAGCGCATTGCGCATTACATAAAAAAACCCAATTAAATCACAATCAATTTGCAGGAAAAATGATCTAACCAAGAATCTCAAAAACTTACCGACACAAACTTCCAAGATCTTGTATTATAAAAACAACCTCAAAAATGATATTCCTCAGCTCGCAGATTGATGATATCTTTTCTACAACCATAGTAGGGGTTTTCATGGCTTTAAATATCACGTGTTCAGTGTACTTTAGTCCTTAATCAATAAGTACTATTTTAAGCAGTTAATTAGCTAAATATCATTTGAAATTCTTTCAGTTTCTTCTTAGAAATAGTCTGTGAGCACCTCTCCCCTCAAGAACTCAACTCAGATTTCAATCTCTttctaaagaataagaaagatgaCGAAGTCCGctacttttgaaaatcttccCTACTACACTAGAAAGACTGGAATAAGTAATAATGCGACTAAAGGGAAATTAGTGCTGTTTGTATTTTGGGTTATCGGTGCTACTTCATTTTTCACTACCTTCATTCACTATTCTCCAAACCATTTTAGCAACTTCAAGTTGAGGCAGCCGCAGGATTACCATAACACTGCTTCAAAGGAATTGGGTCTGAAGAACACTACTTCAAAGAATCTCAATCAAACTACTGCCATTGCCACCGACTCTGATAAAGGTATGCATAGATATACTTCTAAACACCTCAAAGTCATTACAGAAGTTGGCCAAGTATGTATGAATCGTAATTATCAGATATGACTAAGCCTTGAAATCATGTTTTGTTTTGTCTAAGGTATAGATGAAAATGATGAGAAGACGTGTGACTTGTTTGATGGTCGATGGATACCGGACCTTAATGGATCGTTATATACGAACTGGAGCTGTCCAACGATACCCGATTGGAAGGATTGTCCTAAACATGGCAAAAAAGACTTCGACTATATGAACTGGAGATGGAAACCAAATAAATGTGAGCTTCCTAGGTTTAACCCCAATACATTCTTGTCCATTGTTCGAGGCAAGAAGTTAGCGTTCATTGGTGATTCGGTTGCTCGAAACCAAATGGAATCTCTCCTTTGTCTTCTGTCTCAAGTTAGTACAGTACTACCTAATTTTCGTTTcataatatttgtttttttgCTCTTCATCTATTTTCTTTTTTGGCCCATAAATGCTATTGCGATTCACCTCACATTGTTATGCGACAACATTTTCCAGTGCTAAAGTTCTTTGGTTTAGCAAATTAATTTGTCGTAAATTTGGAACATAAGTAAGCCATGCACGTTTAATCGGGTTGGTTCAGTGTCGCATGCTACATGTATGTTTGAATTTTGATTTGTATTTCTAATTACGTGCACTAAAATCTTGAATCGAAAAAAAGAAGATGTCCTCATGGTGCTGGTTCTCTTGCTACTTGTCTGATAACAAATTGAGATTTTGCAGGGAGAAACTCCAAGAGATGTATTCAAGGACTCTGACGACCGGTTTCGAACATTCTACTTTCCGTCTCATGATTTCACTCTAATGGTTTACTGGGTAAGATTCTTGGTTTTCGCAGAAGAGATAGTAGTTAACGGTTCTGCAACAGGTACATTTAATATACACCTGGACAAAGTTGATAATAACTGGGATCAAAATCTACGCGGTCTAGGCTACGCCATCATCTCAGATGCTCACTGGTTTTTCCGAAAGCATTACTTATATGAAGGTGGCAAGCTAATTGGATGCATCTATTGCGACGAACCAAATGTCCCCGAATTAGGAGTTCTGTTCGCCATTGATAAAGCCTTTGGAACAGCCCTTAAGTCCATCAACGACTGTAACGGGTGCAATAAGGGATTACTTACCTTGCTACGGACATTTTCTCCTGCGCATTTTGAGAATGGGTCTTGGAATGGTGGAGGGACATGTAATAGAACAAGTCCTTACACTGAAGAACAGGTTAATTTTGCTAGTATGGAATGGGAGCTAAGGGGTATTCAAGTGAGAGCCGTTAAAAATattgagaagaaagaagggaagagaTTTGAGATTTTAGATATCACCAGGGCCATGATGATGAGACCTGATGGACACCCAGGGCTCATGaaaagcaatcagtatttgaaggaATACAGTGATTGTGTTCACTGGTGTTTACCTGGACCAATCGATGTATGGAATGATCTATTGATGGCTGTGTTGCAGAAGAAAGATGATAGTTCCCTGCATTAAACAGATTTTTACAAAAAATTTAACATGTTACTTATATTGTCATAGATTTGGTAGGAAATCGGTCAACAGAAGTAGACTGTGGTCAGTTCTTAGACAATTTAAAGGAGATATTTTAGTCTTTTTCTTAGAAGAACCCTCTCCATTTTCTTCAAGATAGATCTTTTGCCTTAATTGTGGCATCGTTAGGTACATGTACGAACACCTTTAAATATAGATTTAATCGATTGATATGTTTCCATGTCAGTAAATAATCAGGATTAATATGTCAACCAAATAATCATACTTGACTTGCCTAAACAAAATCTGAATATACTAACTCCGCAGTAAATGCATTTCAGGATTCCAATTAAGTACTTCTATCAACTCTAGTGCAAACTTGCAATGTTGTATGTATGTGCTGTCTAAGTTGGCTTTACAAACGTAATACAATCATTCGAAAATTTGAGAACCTaaaccaaagaagaaaaaaaaatggtgcaAAGTGGCCCTCGTGTCGTGCATATACAATGAAAATGCAGCCCAATGCATATCACAACCATCCGAGACCACTGTTTTTTGTGCCCCCATTAATGAAAATGCTGTCCAACAAGCGTTTTTAAGAAACTCTTCAGTTTCCTAAACAGATTTCTATCCACCTTATTGTAATCTACATTAATGATATATTTATAACTTTCAAGCTCTACATTCATTCTGATACATAGTAGTAGTATCACTATTGAAGACTCAAAAATCTGTCTCTGTCCCTCTCCCTCTCCCTCTCCCTCTCATATACAAAGATGAAGAAGtcgactacttttgaaaatcttccTAATTACGTCTCCATTAATAACAAGAAAGGAAGAAACGATGTAGGGAGATTAGTGTTGTTTCTGTTATGGGTGATTGGTGCTACCTCAATTTTCACTGTTTTCATTATCTATTCTCTTAACCCTTTTAGTTATAAGGCTAAGGAGAAGCAGCATCATTTGGCGAAAAACTTCAGTGCATTTTATGAATGGAGTCTGAAGAACATTACTACGACGCCATATCAGAAAAAGCCTCATACAAATCTGCACAACCCATTGGATGCTGTTTCTCAGAATGACGTAAATCAAACTACTGTCATGGCCATTAACCCCCGAAAAGGTATgttaataacaattttttttttccttcttcgttTTTCTTGTATATGCTAAGTTGCCCATGCATGACCAGGAGACACACTTCCTTCCATCTCAATCACATGCCAGTAAGAACCACAATCATGGTATAAGATCAAATATTAATAAGTTTTTCTAATTAAGATTTTGTTTATGGTGTAGAGAGTTATATTGAGAAAAAGTGTGACTTGTTCAAGGGGAGATGGATTCCGGACCTTAACGGATCACTATACACAAATTGGAGTTGTCCAACAATGCCCAGCTCCAAAAATTGTCATAAACATGGAAGAAAGGACGTTGATTATATGAATTGGAGACGGAAACCAAATGAATGTGAGCTTCCCAGATTTAACCTGAAGACATTCTTATCAGTTGTTCGTGGTAAAAAGTTAGCGTTTATTGGTGATTCTGTTGCTCGGAACCAAATGGAATCTCTTCTCTGTCTCCTGTCTCAAGTAAGTatcacttcatt
This genomic stretch from Papaver somniferum cultivar HN1 chromosome 5, ASM357369v1, whole genome shotgun sequence harbors:
- the LOC113277740 gene encoding protein ALTERED XYLOGLUCAN 4-like isoform X2, with the translated sequence MTKSATFENLPYYTRKTGISNNATKGKLVLFVFWVIGATSFFTTFIHYSPNHFSNFKLRQPQDYHNTASKELGLKNTTSKNLNQTTAIATDSDKDENDEKTCDLFDGRWIPDLNGSLYTNWSCPTIPDWKDCPKHGKKDFDYMNWRWKPNKCELPRFNPNTFLSIVRGKKLAFIGDSVARNQMESLLCLLSQGETPRDVFKDSDDRFRTFYFPSHDFTLMVYWVRFLVFAEEIVVNGSATGTFNIHLDKVDNNWDQNLRGLGYAIISDAHWFFRKHYLYEGGKLIGCIYCDEPNVPELGVLFAIDKAFGTALKSINDCNGCNKGLLTLLRTFSPAHFENGSWNGGGTCNRTSPYTEEQVNFASMEWELRGIQVRAVKNIEKKEGKRFEILDITRAMMMRPDGHPGLMKSNQYLKEYSDCVHWCLPGPIDVWNDLLMAVLQKKDDSSLH
- the LOC113277740 gene encoding protein ALTERED XYLOGLUCAN 4-like isoform X1 — its product is MTKSATFENLPYYTRKTGISNNATKGKLVLFVFWVIGATSFFTTFIHYSPNHFSNFKLRQPQDYHNTASKELGLKNTTSKNLNQTTAIATDSDKGIDENDEKTCDLFDGRWIPDLNGSLYTNWSCPTIPDWKDCPKHGKKDFDYMNWRWKPNKCELPRFNPNTFLSIVRGKKLAFIGDSVARNQMESLLCLLSQGETPRDVFKDSDDRFRTFYFPSHDFTLMVYWVRFLVFAEEIVVNGSATGTFNIHLDKVDNNWDQNLRGLGYAIISDAHWFFRKHYLYEGGKLIGCIYCDEPNVPELGVLFAIDKAFGTALKSINDCNGCNKGLLTLLRTFSPAHFENGSWNGGGTCNRTSPYTEEQVNFASMEWELRGIQVRAVKNIEKKEGKRFEILDITRAMMMRPDGHPGLMKSNQYLKEYSDCVHWCLPGPIDVWNDLLMAVLQKKDDSSLH